The Prevotella sp. oral taxon 299 str. F0039 genome has a segment encoding these proteins:
- a CDS encoding LolA-like putative outer membrane lipoprotein chaperone has translation MKKIYNLKTLIMVFSLAFFTLGKTYAQKEKKAREILDKTSVVVAAPNGVHANFKVSSTAGISISGNISIKKNKFCASTTQATIWYDGTTQWTYLKNNNEVNITKPNAAKQASMNPYAFIHLYKKGYKLDYTATKTDYKVHLKATDAAHTLKELYITINKHSYVPSAVKFMQNSTWTTISISNFQARNIADKAFTFNSKDFPTAEVIDLR, from the coding sequence ATGAAAAAGATATACAATCTAAAAACACTTATCATGGTCTTTTCACTCGCTTTCTTTACTTTAGGAAAGACTTATGCACAAAAGGAGAAGAAAGCTCGTGAGATCTTAGACAAAACTTCAGTTGTTGTTGCTGCTCCAAATGGCGTGCATGCGAACTTTAAGGTATCATCAACTGCGGGCATTAGTATAAGTGGAAACATCTCAATAAAGAAAAATAAGTTCTGTGCTTCCACAACACAAGCAACCATTTGGTATGACGGAACAACTCAATGGACTTATCTAAAGAATAACAATGAAGTGAACATCACTAAGCCAAATGCAGCAAAGCAGGCTTCAATGAACCCTTATGCATTTATCCATTTATATAAGAAAGGATATAAATTAGATTATACTGCAACAAAAACAGACTATAAAGTGCATCTAAAAGCAACTGATGCTGCCCATACTTTAAAAGAACTTTACATCACAATCAACAAACATTCGTATGTTCCTTCTGCTGTAAAATTCATGCAAAATAGCACATGGACAACCATTTCTATTAGTAATTTCCAAGCTAGAAACATTGCAGATAAGGCATTTACATTTAATTCTAAAGATTTTCCAACAGCAGAAGTAATCGATTTAAGATAA
- a CDS encoding PD-(D/E)XK nuclease family protein, with protein sequence MMNFLEAVAKDIIAKYGTNLADIAIVFPNKRAALFMNEYLARIANKPLWSPSYLTISDLFYRNTDLVVGDQIKLVCDLHRSFTECTGLDETLDHFFNWGQLLLSDFDDVDKNMAEASKVFANIQNLHELDDISYLSEQQKEIIKKFFINFKDNHNSELKQRFLNLWSKLEDIYNNFNARLKQQGISYEGAIYREVIEQKNLDLPHKHYLFVGFNLLQKVEQELFNIIKKEGKAKFYWDFDKYYTINNQQEAGYYIKQYLAIYPNELDNSNDSIYNCFKKEKDITYISATTNNIQARNIADWLQQNDRIKAGKDTVIVLCDETLLPTVLHCLPEEVDKVNITMGFPLQQTHISSLVKSLITLQLIGRINNEDRFRLKYVDEILNHPYCHYISEKNKELYVSLHEKRNYYPTSKELQIDDCLTKVFSSPANIHETHFASLVDWIIDIVELIGNNTKEADDPLLKESVFRMFTLLNRVSSLIKSNDLIVDLVTLKGVIDQFIQSTTIPFHGEPIEGIQIMGVLETRNLDFKHILMISCNEGNMPKSLHDSSFIPYSIRKAYNLTIIDHKIAIFAYYFYRLIQRPQDITISYNNATAFGQNSEMSRFMIQLMVESKHSIKRQALLTNQYLEPTQNKCISKSKEIMNILNGIEKISPSAINEYLKCPFKFYYSKILGIREPEIEQEGALDNRTYGNVYHRSAELIYKKIMDKNNVVSKESIEKIRKSRATIEQCVDEAFSELVFKTTSSKYRPKYNGLQLVNRESIINYLIKMLQQDEASAPITIKGLELRINSEISFISNNEKRSLTIKGFIDRLDEVRHESEGRMIRVIDYKTGRPSLKHPKDVEDVFNRTKIHETKADYYLQTMLYSNVVRDNIELNKEQLPVSPCLVYIQNIGSETNKIHLELKNEPIYDIKLYQIDFMANLQGVLGEIFNSEIPFTATQDTSWCKFCTYSKLCIEKRK encoded by the coding sequence ATGATGAACTTTTTAGAAGCAGTTGCAAAAGATATTATAGCAAAATATGGAACCAATTTGGCTGATATTGCCATTGTGTTCCCCAACAAACGTGCAGCATTATTTATGAATGAATACCTTGCACGCATTGCTAATAAACCACTATGGAGCCCTTCGTATCTAACAATTAGTGATCTTTTCTATCGCAATACCGATTTAGTTGTAGGCGATCAGATTAAACTTGTGTGCGATCTTCATCGTTCTTTTACTGAATGTACGGGCTTAGATGAAACCTTAGATCATTTCTTTAACTGGGGACAATTATTGCTTTCAGACTTTGATGACGTTGATAAAAACATGGCAGAAGCATCTAAAGTGTTTGCAAACATACAAAATCTACATGAATTAGATGATATTTCTTACTTGTCTGAACAGCAAAAAGAAATTATAAAGAAATTCTTTATCAACTTTAAAGACAACCATAATTCTGAGCTTAAGCAACGTTTTTTGAATCTATGGAGTAAACTTGAGGATATTTATAACAACTTTAATGCTCGCTTAAAACAGCAAGGTATTAGCTATGAAGGGGCTATTTATAGGGAGGTTATTGAGCAGAAAAATCTTGATTTGCCTCATAAACACTACTTATTTGTAGGCTTTAACCTCCTACAAAAGGTAGAGCAAGAGTTGTTTAACATTATAAAGAAAGAAGGAAAAGCTAAGTTTTATTGGGACTTCGATAAGTATTACACCATAAATAACCAACAAGAAGCTGGCTATTACATCAAACAATACTTAGCAATATACCCCAATGAGCTTGACAATAGCAATGATTCGATATACAATTGCTTTAAGAAAGAAAAAGACATAACATACATTTCTGCCACAACTAATAATATACAAGCTCGCAATATTGCAGATTGGCTACAACAGAACGATAGAATAAAGGCAGGAAAAGATACCGTTATTGTTCTGTGCGACGAAACTTTATTGCCCACAGTGCTACACTGTTTACCCGAAGAAGTTGACAAAGTGAACATCACGATGGGCTTTCCTCTACAACAAACTCATATCAGTTCGCTTGTAAAAAGCCTCATAACACTACAACTAATAGGTAGGATTAATAACGAAGATCGATTCCGTTTGAAATATGTTGATGAGATTCTTAATCACCCTTATTGCCATTATATATCTGAAAAGAATAAGGAGTTGTATGTAAGTCTGCACGAAAAGCGTAACTACTACCCTACTTCTAAAGAGCTTCAGATAGACGATTGCCTTACAAAGGTATTCTCATCTCCTGCCAATATACACGAAACCCATTTTGCATCACTTGTCGATTGGATTATAGACATAGTGGAACTCATTGGCAATAATACCAAAGAAGCAGATGATCCATTACTTAAAGAATCGGTATTTAGAATGTTTACATTACTCAACAGAGTAAGTTCGCTTATTAAAAGCAACGACTTAATTGTAGACCTTGTTACTTTAAAGGGCGTAATAGACCAATTTATTCAATCTACAACCATTCCTTTCCATGGTGAACCAATCGAAGGAATACAGATAATGGGAGTACTCGAAACTCGTAATCTCGATTTCAAACACATCCTTATGATATCGTGCAACGAAGGAAATATGCCCAAGTCTCTTCACGACTCATCATTCATTCCCTATTCAATACGCAAAGCATACAACCTAACAATTATCGACCACAAGATAGCTATCTTTGCTTATTATTTCTATAGACTGATACAAAGACCTCAAGACATCACAATTTCGTATAACAATGCAACTGCATTTGGACAGAATTCTGAGATGAGTCGCTTTATGATTCAACTCATGGTAGAGAGCAAGCACTCTATAAAAAGACAAGCATTGCTCACCAATCAATATCTAGAACCAACTCAAAACAAATGTATTTCAAAGTCAAAAGAGATTATGAACATTCTCAATGGCATTGAAAAGATATCACCTTCGGCTATCAACGAGTATCTAAAATGCCCATTTAAGTTCTATTATAGTAAGATATTAGGGATTAGAGAGCCTGAGATTGAGCAAGAAGGAGCCTTAGATAACAGAACTTATGGAAATGTTTATCACAGGTCTGCCGAGCTAATTTATAAAAAGATAATGGACAAAAATAATGTCGTTTCAAAAGAAAGTATTGAAAAGATACGTAAAAGTAGAGCGACTATTGAACAGTGTGTAGATGAAGCTTTCAGCGAACTAGTATTTAAAACAACTTCTTCAAAATATCGTCCTAAGTACAATGGTTTACAACTTGTTAACCGAGAGAGCATTATTAACTACCTAATAAAAATGCTCCAACAAGACGAAGCATCTGCTCCTATCACCATAAAGGGACTTGAGTTACGCATTAATTCAGAAATTTCGTTCATTAGTAACAACGAAAAGAGAAGTTTAACAATCAAGGGTTTCATTGATAGACTGGACGAAGTACGTCACGAAAGTGAAGGAAGAATGATAAGAGTTATCGACTATAAGACAGGTAGACCAAGTTTAAAGCACCCCAAAGACGTTGAAGATGTGTTTAATAGAACAAAGATTCACGAGACAAAAGCAGACTATTATCTACAAACAATGCTCTATTCTAATGTTGTAAGAGATAATATTGAACTGAATAAAGAACAACTTCCTGTGAGTCCATGCCTTGTGTATATTCAAAATATAGGCTCTGAAACAAACAAAATTCACTTAGAATTGAAGAATGAACCTATATATGATATCAAGTTATATCAAATAGATTTTATGGCAAATCTTCAAGGAGTACTTGGTGAAATCTTTAATAGTGAAATTCCATTCACCGCTACTCAAGACACATCTTGGTGCAAATTCTGCACTTATAGCAAACTATGTATTGAAAAACGAAAATAA
- a CDS encoding DNA translocase FtsK, which yields MAFVSYFYTGKADQSILEDLRPGEWLNNDDLFQNRCRSFGAILSYYFITKEFGLAAFIIPFFFILIGLKMMKVYRISLWKWFFGSSLTMIWSSITLSKFLTPVMDDQVFNPGGGHGLFCVQHIENVIGTPGLIALLLITAIAFLTYLTSETINIIRKLLNPVKFLTDRIRFTVTNNEPEEKVAEQVKTEPIVEPVIEEPIQEEIREEETAETVMLSPELVPTPTKKEMPEPVEQEDILTVEVASKTEEAKGSKLTIEEIMKTPINPKEPFTRYKYPTLNLLKKYDNDGKPQVDMDEIKANNARIVEVLNSFGVAIREIKATVGPTITLYEITPAEGVRISKIRNLEDDIALSLSALGIRIIAPIPGKGTIGIEVPNKKANIVSMESILNSKKFQETTMDLPLAIGKTITNEVYMVDLAKIPHLLVAGATGQGKSVGLNTIITSLLYKKHPNELKIVLVDPKKVEFSVYAPIADHFMATVAGNEDEPIITDVTKVVNTLNSLTTLMDARYDLLKIAGARNIKEYNQKFVNHQLDLTKGHEYMPYVVVIIDEYGDLIMTAGKEIELPITRIAQLARAVGIHMIIATQRPTANIITGSIKANFPGRMAFKVSSMTDSRTILDQAGANQLIGRGDMLILDGNQPVRVQCAFVDTPEIEVINKYIAEQPGPQVPLELPEPKTEAQVGGVGNGSGDIQNLDPFFEEAAHAIVISQQGSTSMIQRRFSIGYNRAGRLMDQLQAAGIVGEAQGSKPRDVLITDENSLNILLAKIRS from the coding sequence ATCGCTTTTGTATCGTATTTTTATACTGGTAAAGCCGATCAAAGCATCTTAGAAGACTTAAGACCAGGGGAATGGCTCAACAACGACGATTTGTTTCAAAATAGATGTCGAAGCTTTGGAGCTATATTATCTTATTACTTTATCACTAAAGAGTTTGGTCTAGCAGCTTTCATCATTCCTTTTTTCTTTATACTTATAGGACTTAAAATGATGAAAGTGTATAGAATTAGCCTATGGAAATGGTTCTTTGGCAGTTCTCTCACTATGATTTGGAGTTCTATTACCTTGTCAAAGTTCTTAACACCTGTGATGGATGACCAGGTATTTAACCCAGGTGGAGGACATGGCTTGTTTTGTGTTCAGCACATAGAAAATGTAATTGGCACTCCAGGTCTTATCGCTTTATTGCTCATTACTGCTATTGCTTTTCTTACATACCTTACTTCTGAAACAATCAACATCATTAGAAAGCTTCTTAATCCAGTGAAGTTCTTAACAGATAGGATTCGTTTCACTGTTACAAACAATGAACCTGAGGAGAAGGTTGCAGAACAAGTAAAAACAGAACCTATTGTTGAACCTGTGATAGAAGAGCCTATTCAGGAGGAAATAAGAGAGGAAGAAACAGCCGAAACGGTTATGCTTTCTCCTGAACTTGTCCCTACGCCTACTAAAAAAGAAATGCCAGAACCAGTTGAACAAGAAGATATTTTAACTGTTGAGGTGGCTTCTAAAACTGAAGAGGCTAAGGGCTCAAAACTTACTATTGAAGAGATTATGAAGACTCCTATCAACCCAAAGGAACCTTTCACACGCTATAAATATCCAACCTTGAACCTACTTAAGAAATACGATAATGATGGTAAGCCTCAAGTTGATATGGACGAGATTAAAGCAAACAATGCAAGAATTGTTGAAGTGCTTAACAGTTTCGGCGTAGCAATCAGAGAAATCAAAGCTACTGTGGGTCCAACTATCACACTGTATGAAATTACTCCTGCAGAAGGTGTTCGTATTTCAAAAATCAGAAACCTTGAAGACGACATTGCATTAAGTCTTTCTGCTCTTGGAATTCGTATCATTGCACCAATTCCAGGAAAAGGAACTATTGGTATTGAAGTGCCGAATAAGAAGGCTAACATCGTTTCGATGGAAAGTATTTTAAATTCAAAGAAGTTCCAAGAAACAACAATGGACCTTCCACTTGCTATCGGAAAGACCATTACTAACGAGGTGTATATGGTAGACTTAGCGAAGATTCCTCACCTATTAGTTGCGGGTGCAACAGGTCAAGGTAAATCTGTTGGTTTGAATACCATCATCACTTCGCTCCTATATAAAAAGCACCCAAATGAATTAAAAATTGTTCTTGTAGACCCAAAGAAGGTTGAATTTAGTGTATATGCACCTATTGCAGACCACTTTATGGCAACAGTTGCAGGCAATGAAGATGAACCTATCATTACAGATGTAACTAAAGTTGTGAATACTTTGAACAGCTTAACAACCTTAATGGACGCAAGATACGACCTTCTTAAGATTGCTGGAGCTCGTAATATCAAAGAGTATAATCAGAAATTTGTTAATCATCAACTCGATTTAACTAAGGGACACGAATATATGCCTTATGTTGTTGTGATTATAGACGAGTATGGTGACTTGATAATGACAGCAGGAAAAGAGATAGAATTACCAATTACTCGTATTGCACAGTTGGCTCGTGCGGTTGGTATTCACATGATTATTGCGACTCAAAGACCAACAGCTAACATCATTACAGGTAGTATTAAAGCCAATTTTCCAGGTAGAATGGCTTTCAAAGTAAGTTCTATGACCGACTCAAGAACGATTCTTGATCAAGCGGGTGCAAACCAATTAATTGGTAGAGGTGATATGCTTATACTCGACGGAAATCAACCAGTACGTGTACAATGTGCATTTGTTGATACTCCTGAGATTGAAGTTATAAATAAATATATAGCTGAACAACCTGGACCACAGGTTCCTTTAGAGCTTCCAGAGCCCAAAACAGAAGCACAAGTGGGTGGTGTTGGAAATGGAAGTGGTGACATTCAAAATCTAGACCCCTTCTTTGAAGAGGCTGCACATGCTATTGTTATATCACAACAAGGCTCTACAAGTATGATCCAAAGACGCTTCTCTATTGGCTATAACAGAGCAGGTAGGCTCATGGATCAATTACAAGCAGCTGGAATTGTGGGCGAAGCGCAAGGTAGTAAGCCAAGAGATGTACTTATTACTGATGAGAATTCTTTGAATATTTTATTGGCAAAAATACGATCATAA
- a CDS encoding exodeoxyribonuclease V subunit beta, translated as MNAPLTVYKASAGSGKTFTLTIEYIKLLIKDPLSYKQILAVTFTNKATEEMKMRILSQLYGLSRLLPDSNAYLEIIKKDTELSEEQIRQRSSLALGYLIHNYSYFQIQTIDTFFQGVLNNLARELDLTAKLRVTLNDEQLKERAVDRLIEELDPKNKVLKWVLDLLEENQEENKAWNVISELKSFGKNIFSDLYKQNEKQLSSFLEDENKVKEFKNTLIKAKKEAIEKLDKSVTAFFDILNESGLDISDFKNGARGVPSYFLTLQKQEYTKTNFPTKTALNGLTSSDAWISKGGEEKKPYLRSLVEQRFMPLLNGVESMRVPLTKTILSVTLTLQHLNKLRLLSNIEKKVHEINNENNQFLLSDTQILLNSMIEESDSPFLFEKIGTRLEHIMIDEFQDTSTTQWKNFKILLNECLSHAESSNLIVGDVKQSIYRWRNGDWKLLNNIDQEFNHSEEVLDIKNLTTNYRSSRNIITFNNAFFYSLVKTEAGILHEISEKEEQQLQSAYDDVAQLVPKNKPNKGYVQIEFLKKEVYEEETLPQTKAIIQDLLDKGAQPKDIAIIHRKNDKLQEIANYLMNEMPHLHFVSSEAFKIHSSSAVNIIIKALKFLVNNDDKLALAELVQTYQTEVLQTKDIDSLMVENRDSLENLLPKSFYINIDELRELALLNLIETIFNAFSLDTLKEQTSYVCTFYDKVNEFITDNGSNLPLFLNQWEDDLYNTTISTEQLDGITLITIHRCKGLEYKHVIMPFCDWKLKQDATMLFKTPEAPFSLIPILPIYNSRSKMMNTIFESQYIEEYSQTIVDNLNMLYVAFTRACDSLFVISCANQSILYRASSIQAAMINIKDQLPNCTIIDELDKEDCYFKFEYGKLEVEAVQKEDEKSMNIFKTPIIPHQIDIKNYAEKASFLQSNKSNEYLKGEETKSKQQQYIELGQVLHKIFSQIKKKEDIAAAIEKLDYEGVIDNKKINKENLQNLIYKRFENPIVEEWFSDKWTVFNECAILSVDPTTNSVIKRRPDRVIYDGDQMIVIDFKFGSPKDIYIQQIENYMTLLKEMGYKKIKGYLWFVYSNNIKEVK; from the coding sequence ATGAATGCTCCCTTAACAGTTTACAAGGCAAGTGCGGGTTCTGGTAAAACATTTACATTGACAATAGAATATATCAAGTTGTTAATTAAGGATCCTTTGTCGTATAAACAAATCCTAGCAGTAACCTTTACGAACAAAGCAACAGAAGAAATGAAGATGCGAATACTAAGTCAATTATATGGACTTTCACGTCTTCTCCCCGACTCTAACGCTTATTTAGAAATAATAAAGAAAGATACTGAGCTTTCAGAAGAACAGATTAGACAACGTTCTTCGTTAGCTTTGGGCTACCTCATTCACAACTATTCGTATTTTCAAATACAAACAATTGACACCTTTTTTCAAGGTGTTTTAAACAACTTAGCCCGTGAATTAGATTTAACGGCAAAACTTCGTGTGACTCTTAACGATGAACAACTGAAAGAAAGGGCTGTAGATAGATTGATAGAAGAGCTAGATCCTAAGAATAAAGTATTAAAATGGGTGCTTGATTTACTTGAAGAAAACCAAGAAGAGAACAAGGCTTGGAATGTTATATCAGAGCTTAAATCGTTTGGAAAGAATATCTTTTCTGACTTATACAAACAAAATGAAAAACAATTGTCTAGTTTTTTAGAAGACGAAAACAAGGTTAAGGAATTCAAGAACACACTTATAAAAGCAAAAAAAGAGGCTATTGAAAAACTAGATAAAAGCGTTACGGCTTTCTTTGATATTCTAAATGAATCTGGATTAGATATCAGTGACTTCAAAAATGGGGCAAGAGGAGTACCTAGTTACTTCCTAACTTTACAAAAACAAGAGTACACTAAGACTAATTTCCCTACGAAAACAGCATTAAACGGCTTAACAAGTTCAGACGCATGGATTAGTAAAGGCGGTGAAGAAAAGAAGCCTTACCTACGCAGTTTAGTTGAACAACGCTTCATGCCACTATTGAATGGCGTTGAAAGTATGCGTGTTCCACTTACCAAAACCATTCTTTCTGTCACTCTAACACTGCAACATCTCAATAAACTTCGATTGCTTAGTAACATCGAAAAAAAAGTACATGAAATCAATAACGAAAACAATCAGTTCTTGTTAAGCGACACTCAAATACTCTTAAACTCTATGATTGAGGAGTCAGACTCGCCCTTTTTGTTCGAAAAAATAGGCACTCGACTTGAACATATCATGATAGATGAGTTTCAAGATACAAGTACTACTCAATGGAAAAACTTCAAAATACTCCTTAATGAGTGCTTGAGTCATGCCGAAAGTAGTAACCTTATCGTTGGAGATGTTAAACAAAGTATTTACAGATGGAGAAATGGTGACTGGAAATTGCTTAACAATATCGACCAAGAATTCAATCATTCTGAAGAGGTTTTAGATATAAAAAACCTTACAACAAATTATCGTTCTAGTAGAAACATCATCACTTTTAACAATGCTTTCTTTTACTCTTTGGTAAAAACTGAGGCTGGAATATTACATGAGATATCTGAAAAAGAAGAACAACAGCTACAAAGTGCTTATGATGACGTGGCGCAATTAGTTCCTAAAAACAAGCCTAATAAAGGCTATGTGCAAATAGAATTCCTTAAGAAGGAAGTATATGAAGAGGAGACCCTCCCACAAACTAAAGCCATTATTCAAGACCTTTTAGATAAAGGTGCACAGCCAAAAGACATTGCTATCATTCATCGTAAGAACGACAAGCTACAAGAAATAGCTAATTATTTAATGAATGAAATGCCTCATTTGCACTTTGTTTCGTCAGAAGCATTTAAGATTCACTCATCAAGTGCAGTGAATATCATTATAAAAGCATTAAAATTCTTAGTGAATAACGATGATAAACTGGCCTTAGCTGAATTGGTTCAAACCTATCAAACAGAGGTTTTGCAAACCAAAGATATCGATTCTTTAATGGTAGAGAATAGAGATAGTCTTGAAAATCTATTACCTAAGTCATTCTATATCAACATAGATGAACTTAGAGAACTTGCCTTATTGAATTTGATAGAAACCATATTTAATGCTTTTTCATTAGATACGTTGAAGGAACAAACAAGCTATGTTTGCACATTCTACGACAAAGTGAATGAGTTTATCACAGACAATGGCTCTAACTTACCATTATTCTTAAATCAATGGGAAGACGATTTGTATAACACAACCATATCAACTGAGCAACTAGATGGTATTACGCTCATCACAATCCACAGGTGTAAGGGTCTGGAATACAAGCATGTTATCATGCCATTCTGCGACTGGAAGCTTAAACAAGATGCGACAATGCTTTTCAAAACACCTGAAGCTCCATTCTCACTGATACCAATTCTGCCAATATATAACTCAAGAAGCAAAATGATGAACACCATCTTTGAGTCGCAATATATAGAAGAATACTCGCAAACAATTGTGGATAACCTCAATATGTTGTATGTTGCTTTCACTCGAGCATGCGATAGTTTGTTTGTAATATCATGTGCAAATCAAAGCATTTTATATCGTGCTAGTTCTATACAAGCTGCAATGATAAATATAAAAGATCAATTACCAAACTGCACTATTATTGACGAATTAGACAAAGAAGATTGCTATTTCAAGTTCGAATATGGCAAATTAGAGGTTGAAGCGGTTCAAAAAGAGGACGAAAAGTCGATGAATATCTTTAAAACCCCTATTATTCCGCATCAAATAGATATAAAGAACTATGCGGAAAAGGCATCTTTCTTACAGAGTAATAAGAGTAATGAGTATCTAAAAGGCGAAGAAACCAAATCTAAACAACAGCAATATATAGAGCTAGGACAAGTTCTTCACAAAATATTCTCACAGATAAAGAAGAAAGAAGACATTGCTGCAGCCATAGAAAAATTGGACTATGAAGGCGTAATTGATAACAAAAAGATAAACAAAGAGAATTTACAAAACCTTATATATAAACGCTTTGAGAACCCAATTGTAGAGGAATGGTTTAGCGACAAATGGACAGTTTTTAACGAATGTGCTATCCTTAGCGTTGATCCTACAACCAATTCGGTTATTAAAAGACGTCCCGACAGGGTGATATACGATGGAGATCAGATGATTGTTATCGACTTTAAATTTGGCTCTCCCAAAGATATTTACATCCAACAGATAGAGAATTATATGACTCTTCTAAAGGAAATGGGTTATAAAAAGATTAAAGGTTATTTGTGGTTTGTATACTCTAATAATATAAAGGAGGTGAAATGA
- a CDS encoding 3'-5' exonuclease, whose amino-acid sequence MKKVIYNKIDKRILSTLPPVNFTGKIIVIQGEQEAERAVEYLMQQEILGVDTETRPSFSKGITHKVSLLQVASHDVCFLFRLNMIGLPNCLIRLLENNYIPMIGLSWNDDLLALRKRKEFKPGHFIDLQKIVGAIGIEDLSLQKLYANVFGEKISKRQRLSNWDHEVLNDKQKTYAAIDAWACIQLYEEIARLITTNDYHFEMIVESASI is encoded by the coding sequence ATGAAAAAAGTAATATATAATAAAATAGATAAACGCATACTTTCAACGTTACCTCCAGTTAATTTCACAGGAAAGATAATTGTTATTCAAGGTGAACAAGAGGCAGAAAGGGCGGTTGAATATTTAATGCAGCAAGAAATCCTAGGTGTAGACACAGAAACCCGACCTTCATTTAGTAAGGGGATTACACATAAAGTTTCACTTCTTCAAGTTGCTTCGCATGATGTTTGTTTCTTATTTCGCCTTAATATGATAGGTTTACCCAATTGTTTGATAAGATTATTAGAGAACAATTATATTCCTATGATTGGTCTTTCGTGGAACGATGACTTGCTAGCACTACGTAAACGTAAAGAATTTAAGCCCGGACATTTTATTGATTTACAGAAAATTGTAGGAGCAATAGGCATTGAAGACTTAAGTTTACAAAAGCTCTATGCCAATGTTTTTGGTGAAAAAATAAGCAAACGACAACGTTTATCGAACTGGGATCATGAAGTTTTAAATGATAAACAAAAGACTTATGCAGCCATTGATGCATGGGCTTGCATCCAACTTTATGAAGAAATTGCACGACTTATTACAACAAATGATTATCATTTTGAAATGATTGTCGAATCTGCTTCAATATAG